A single window of Eucalyptus grandis isolate ANBG69807.140 chromosome 1, ASM1654582v1, whole genome shotgun sequence DNA harbors:
- the LOC120295615 gene encoding uncharacterized protein LOC120295615: MMKKDGRVRICVDYRDLNKASPKDDFPLPHIDVLVDSTAGFELFSFMDGFSGYNQIRMKEVDKEKTTFITPWGTFHYKVMPFGLKNAGATYQRAMKLFDRLREFKLRLNPTKCVFGATSGKLLGFIVNSKGIEIDPAKAKAICELQPPSTVKEVRSLLGKLNYIARFISQLSETAKPFFKLLKKNARVNWDDECREAFNKLKQYLMNPPVLLPPSPGHPLILYLTIHKFDVQYMPQKSVKGRVIADLLAENPEVSNNDDRSLDDRILSVNEDSWTMFFDGASTCLAEYEACILGLQAVIEMGVPKLKVFGDSALIILQTVGEWKTKDAKLLPYHKYLEDLIKEFDEVSFEYLSRSHNQFADALATLSPMLQVTHGLEVEPLKIEVLPRPAYCMVVTEESDGKSWYYDIMNYIQKQEFPEGSTSADRKYIMKMASKFFVSGENLYKRSYDSVLLRCVGAAEATQIMQLFTKECVAPI; the protein is encoded by the exons atgatgaagaaggatggtcggGTTCGAATTTGTGTCGATTATCGGGATTTGAACAAGGCTAGCCCAAAAGATGACTTCCCGCTAcctcacatagatgtccttGTTGACAGTACTGCCGGATTTGAgctattctcatttatggatggtttttctgggTACAATCAGATAAGGATGAAAGAGGTAGACAAGGAGAAAACTACATTTATCACCCCATGGGGGACCTTTCATTACAAGGTTATGCCCTTCGGGCTCAAGAAcgcaggggcaacttaccaacgAGCCATG aagttgttcGATCGGCTCCGTGAGTTCAAGCTTCGTCTAAACCCCACTAAATGCGTGTTTGGAGCAACATCTGgtaaattacttggattcattgtgaatagtaaagggattgagatcGACCCGGCTAAAGCTAAAGCCATATGTGAGCTGCAACCCCCATCAACAGTGAAAGAAGTCCGGAGTCTTTTGGGGAAGTTGAATTACATtgctcgattcatttcccaactttcaGAAAccgccaagccattcttcaagctcttaaagaagaatgcacgagTCAACTGGGATGATGAGTGTCGAGAAGCGTTCAACAAGTTAAAGCAatacttgatgaatccaccagttcttCTCCCGCCATCGCCGGGGCATCCTTTGATTCTTtacctcaccattcata AATTTGACGTGCAATATATGCCACAGAAGTCGGTTAAGGGTCGAGTGATCGCCGATTTATTGGCTGAGAATCCAGAAgtctcaaataatgatgatcGTTCCCTGGATGACCGTatcttgagtgtaaatgaagattcatggacaatgttctttgatggagcatcAACTTGTCTCG ctgagtatgaagcttgcatcctcggGCTTCAAGCTGTGATCGAGATGGGTGTACccaaattaaaagtgttcgggGATTCCGCGTTGATCATACTGCAGAccgtaggtgaatggaagactaagGATGCTAAATTACTCCCATATCACAAGTACCTAGAAGATTTGATCAAGGAATTCGATGAAGTTTCATTCGAATACTTATCAAggtctcacaatcaatttgcAGATGCACTCGCAACTTTATCACCTATGTTGCAAGTCACTCACGGATTAGAAGTTGAGCCATTGAAGATAGAGGTTCTTCCAAGGCCGGCTTATTGTATGGTAGTGACAGAAGAGTCTGACGGAAAAtcatggtattacgatatcatgaactacATCCAAAAACAGGAATTCCCCGAGGGAAGCACTTCAGCTGATAGGAAGTACATtatgaagatggcctcaaagttctttGTCAGtggtgaaaatttgtacaagagatcttatgattcagtCTTGTTGCGATGTGTGGGTGCAGCTGAAGCCACTCAAATTATGCAGCTGTTCACGAAGGAGTGTGTGGcccccatatga